The Gavia stellata isolate bGavSte3 chromosome 1, bGavSte3.hap2, whole genome shotgun sequence genome has a segment encoding these proteins:
- the BIVM gene encoding basic immunoglobulin-like variable motif-containing protein, with protein MPNISEDEKENGSGNNGNTENKPGKESPEASLHDPMKPYCMSDTSAASLASRGDGHYPWGCPVTHTREKFYTICSDYAFLNRVTSICKSPSASVSACLSSSPALNVGNNTPSLLSIQTGASEVIYSEDANLEGLPGDLGKLPLAWEIDKSEFSGVTTNLKNKAGNMKKQATKKKSLDKKSKQYRECPQRSALEDVKERKVLDLRRWYCVSRPQYKTSCGISSLVSCWNFLYSTLGAGSLPPITQEEALHILGFQPPFEEIRFGPFTGNTTLMRWFRQINDHFHIKGCSYVLYKPHGKNKTAGETAGGALAKLTRGLKDESMAYIYHCQNHYFCPIGFEATPVKASKAYSRGRVLQQEVEYWILIGEPSRKHPTIHCKRWADIVTDLNTQNPEYLDIRHLERGLQHRKTKKVGGNLHCIIAFQRLNWQRFGPWNFPFGNVRQDKQSQTQGQGISKSESEDNISKKQHGRLGRSFSAGFHQESTWKKSNLRERRNSGYQSYNDYDGND; from the exons ATGCCTAACATTTCAGAAGATGAAAAGGAGAATGGTTCTGGAAATAatggaaacactgaaaacaaacctGGGAAAGAATCCCCAGAAGCTTCTCTTCATGATCCCATGAAGCCATACTGCATGTCAGACACCTCCGCTGCGTCCTTGGCGTCTAGGGGAGATGGGCATTATCCATGGGGATGTCCTGTGACTCATACACGAGAGAAATTTTATACCATCTGCTCAGACTATGCTTTTTTAAACAGAGTAACATCTATTTGTAAAAGCCCAAGTGCTTCAGTTAGTGCCTGCCTGTCGAGCAGTCCTGCCTTAAACGTTGGAAATAACACACCTAGCTTACTCAGCATTCAAACTGGTGCTTCAGAGGTAATCTACAGTGAAGATGCTAACTTGGAAGGCTTGCCTGGCGATCTTGGAAAGCTGCCACTGGCATGGGAAATCGACAAATCAGAGTTCAGTGGCGTGACCACtaatctgaaaaacaaagcag GCAACATGAAGAAAcaagcaacaaagaaaaaatccctagacaaaaaaagcaaacaatacaGGGAGTGTCCTCAACGTTCTGCTCTTGAAGACGTGAAGGAGAGGAAAGTGTTGGACCTCCGGAGATG gTATTGTGTTAGCCGACCTCAATACAAGACTTCCTGTGGAATTTCATCCTTAGTGTCTTGCTGGAATTTCTTATATAGTACACTGGGAGCTGGAAG cttaCCACCTATTACTCAAGAAGAAGCCTTGCATATACTGGGCTTTCAGCCCCCATTTGAGGAGATTAGGTTTGGCCCCTTTACTGGAAATACAACTTTAATGAG ATGGTTTAGGCAAATAAATGATCACTTCCATATCAAGGGATGCTCATATGTTCTGTATAAACCTCATGGGAAGAACAAGACAGCTGGAGAAACTG CTGGAGGGGCCCTTGCAAAGCTAACACGTGGACTGAAAGATGAATCAATGGCCTACATCTACCATTGCCAAAACCATTACTTTTGCCCAATTGGATTTGAAGCAACCCCAGTAAAAGCTAGTAAAGCATATAG TAG AGGTCGTGTCTTGCAGCAAGAAGTAGAATATTGGATCTTAATTGGGGAGCCAAGCAGAAAACATCCAACAATACACTGTAAAAG GTGGGCAGATATCGTCACTGACCTAAACACCCAAAATCCAGAATACTTAGATATTCGACACCTAGAGAGAGGATTGCAGCATCGAAAAACAAAGAAG GTTGGAGGAAATCTTCATTGCATCATTGCCTTTCAGAGACTTAACTGGCAAAGGTTTGGTCCTTGGAATTTTCCATTTGGAAACGTTAGACAGGATAAACAATCCCAAACACAAGGACAAGGAATTTCCAAATCTGAGAGTGAAGACAATATCTCTAAGAAACAGCATGGACGACTGGGTCGATCTTTCAGTGCTGGCTTTCATCAAGAATCTACGTGGAAGAAATCTAATCTTCGTGAGAGGAGGAACAGTGGCTATCAGAGTTACAATGATTATGATGGAAATGATTAA
- the ERCC5 gene encoding DNA excision repair protein ERCC-5 has translation MGVQGLWKLLECAGRPINPETLEGKILAVDISIWLNQAIKGARDRGGNSIQNAHLLTLFHRLCKLLFFRIRPVFVFDGEAPLLKRQTLAKRRQRKEVAISDSRKTTEKLLKTFLKRQVIKTALTGKSNEALPSITQVRREEIDDIYVLPSLEDEEKNSSEEEDEKEWEVRMSQKKMLQEELCENPHSVDIESEDFNKLPPEIKHEILTDMKEFTKRKRTLFEAMPEESNDFSQYQLRGLLKKSNLNRCIENVQKELNQQHSGEIQTQYENEGGFVKEVESRRVVSEDTSHYILIKGIQAKEATSRDLEATAGPSSKMLEFTKSNKIKESPANAKLVASDKLQTEKDNNVVTAPPSPRTLLAIQAAMVESSSEEEVGDEDAGRLNMDQYVTEEGSVSPRTLQAIQQALSGDDKREEAVTVRTDGVLPERSEVKDFLLSSSEEEDQIPEVKEGKKIPASTINLSNQVITQDTEFEQKSQELERNHMAPKDISISRAESYSCIDNTRKGKEDVGKEENGSKMDLNSWGDKDIHLCMQESSSSPVQTSIGALIHAETTDLSKNEENLKISENTEAVILQTEENVSEVQKDIRFFPAAKGPEEEREGISQFEDSDSDGSFIEVDTEISNEAEFPTTYDEKLGDETALPEVEPDRRDIVTQNLLKESDEVQLANDQNVEREDHGKDAADEWQDVSLEELEDLENDLSAEQNMLQAQKQQQERVAASVTGQMFLESQELLRLFGVPYIEAPMEAEAQCAILDLTDQTSGTITDDSDVWLFGARHVYKNFFSQNKYVEYYQYVDFQNQLGLDRSKLINLAYLLGSDYTEGIPNVGFVTAMEILNEFPGHGLEPLLKFTEWWNEAQKNKKLRPNPHDTKVKKKLRELQLSSGFPNPAVAEAYLKPVVDETRGSFTWGKPDVEQIREFCQDHFGWTRTKIDEILLPVIKQLNLQQTQLRIDSFFRLAQHEKLAIKSQRLRRAVTCLKRKEKEEANEIREATAVMEIELKQHEERKGEGTTGCANHQAVATEVQSGKRRKHSDSRKEYLYGGGFIGNLHLSETSSDSSVEELESRDLGKGKKRKNVSAMETADHKEKKGCSSSSGEDEQLGNVVMVTAKPVFEGRKKKSQSKRGRKKEKVLCCKEVNEFN, from the exons ATGGGAGTTCAAGGACTTTGGAAACTGCTTGAATGCGCTGGGAGACCTATAAACCCAGAAACGCTAGAAGGAAAAATTCTTGCTGTTG ATATCAGTATTTGGTTGAACCAGGCAATAAAGGGAGCCAGAGATCGTGGTGGTAATTCCATACAAAATGCTCACCTCCTCACTCTCTTTCATCGACTCTGCAAGTTACTGTTTTTCCGAATTCGGCCTGTCTTTGTTTTTGATGGAGAGGCACCGCTTCTGAAGAGACAAACCTTG GCTAAGCGAAGACAAAGAAAGGAAGTTGCCATCAGTGATTCCAGGAAAACTACAGAGAAActcttgaaaacatttttgaagaGACAAGTTATCAAAACTGCTCTTACAGGCAAAAG cAATGAAGCTCTGCCCAGTATTACACAAGTTCGAAGAGAAGAAATCGATGATATATATGTATTGCCTTCTTTAGAGGATGAAGAGAAGAACAG ctcagaggaggaagatgaaaaagaatgGGAAGTGAGAATGAGCCAAAAAAAGATGTTGCAG gAAGAGTTATGTGAAAATCCTCATTCTGTAGATATTGAATCAGAAGATTTCAACAAGCTTcctccagaaataaaacatgagATCTTGACTGATATGAAAGAATTTACAAAGCGAAAAAGAACATTATTTGAAGCAATGCCAGag gagtcCAATGACTTTTCCCAGTACCAGCTTAGGGGTTTGCTTAAGAAAAGCAACCTCAATCGGTGCATAGAAAATGTTCAAAAAGAATTGAATCAACAGCACTCGGGTGAAATCCAAACACAATATGAAAATGAAGGTGGTTTTGTGAAAGAAGTGGAATCTAGGAGGGTAGTCTCTGAAGATACTTCTCACTATATCCTAATAAAAG gtattCAAGCAAAAGAAGCTACAAGTAGAGACTTGGAAGCTACTGCAGGACCCTCATCAAAAATGCTTGAGTTTACTAAATCTAATAAAATCAAGGAATCTCCTGCTAATGCAAAGCTAGTTGCATCTGACAAGTTGCAGACAGAGAAAGATAACAATGTGGTGACAGCACCACCCTCTCCTCGGACTTTGCTTGCTATCCAGGCAGCTATGGtagaaagcagctctgaagaagaAGTGGGGGATGAAGATGCAGGACGATTGAACATGGACCAATATGTAACAGAGGAAGGCAGTGTGTCTCCAAGAACACTGCAGGCAATTCAGCAAGCTCTGAGTGGTGACGATAAAAGGGAAGAAGCTGTTACTGTTAGAACTGATGGAGTGCTACCAGAAAGATCAGAAGTGAAGGATTTTCTGCTTAGTAGCTCGGAGGAGGAAGATCAGATTCCTGAAGttaaggagggaaaaaaaatacctgcatCTACAATTAATTTGTCAAACCAAGTGATTACGCAAGACACTGAATTTGAACAAAAGAGTCAGGAGTTGGAAAGAAATCATATGGCACCCAAGGACATCAGTATATCCAGAGCTGAAAGTTATTCTTGTATTGACAATACtagaaaaggcaaagaagatgtaggcaaagaagaaaatggttcCAAAATGGACTTAAATTCTTGGGGAGATAAGGATATACACTTGTGCATGCAGGAGTCAAGCAGCTCCCCTGTACAAACTAGTATAGGGGCTTTGATTCATGCTGAAACAACAGACCTTtctaaaaatgaggaaaacttgaaaatttctgaaaatacagaggcagtaattttgcaaacagaagagaatgTATCTGAGGTACAAAAGGATATTAGattttttccagcagcaaaaggtcctgaggaggaaagagaagggatATCACAGTTTGAAGATAGTGATTCTGATG gAAGCTTTATTGAAGTGGATACTGAAATCAGTAATGAGGCTGAGTTTCCTACTACATATGATGAAAAACTGGGTGATGAAACAGCACTTCCAGAGGTGGAGCCAGACAGACGTGATATTGTCACACAGAACTTGCTGAAGGAGTCCGATGAAGTGCAGTTGGCAAATGATCAGAATGTTGAAAGGGAAGATCATGGTAAAGATGCAGCAGATGAGTGGCAAGACGTCAGTTTG gaagagCTAGAAGACTTAGAAAATGACCTTTCTGCTGAGCAGAATATGCTTCAGGCtcaaaaacagcagcaggaacGTGTTGCTGCTTCTGTAACAGGACAGATGTTCTTGGAAAGCCAG GAGCTTCTCCGTCTGTTTGGCGTTCCATATATTGAAGCTCCAATGGAGGCAGAGGCACAGTGTGCTATATTGGATCTTACTGATCAGACCTCTGGGACAATCACCGATGATAGTGATGTTTGGTTATTTGGTGCACGACATGTTTATAAAAATTTCTTCAGTCAAAACAAATATGTGGAATATTATCAGTATGTTGATTTTCAAAACCAGCTAG gGTTGGATCGAAGCAAGCTAATTAATTTGGCATACTTGCTTGGAAGTGACTACACTGAGGGCATCCCAAATGTTGGCTTTGTAACAGCGATGGagattttaaatgaatttcCTGGGCATGGCTTGGAACCTCTCTTAAAATTCAC tgagTGGTGGAATGAGGCTCAGAAGAATAAGAAATTGAGACCTAACCCACATGATACCAAAGTCAAGAAGAAgctgcgggagctgcagctttcttcagGTTTCCCAAATCCAGCAGTGGCAGAAGCATACCTGAAGCCTGTGGTGGATGAGACAAGGGGTTCGTTCACCTGGGGGAAGCCTGATGTAGAGCAGATCAGAGA GTTCTGTCAGGATCACTTTGGCTGGACTAGGACAAAGATAGATGAAATCCTTTTGCCTGTGATAAAACAGCTGAACTTGCAGCAG actCAGCTTCGAATTGATTCATTCTTCAGACTAGCACAGCACGAAAAACTAGCTATTAAAAGTCAGAGACTGCGCAGAGCTGTGACTTGtctgaagagaaaggaaaaagaagaagccAATGAAATTCGGGAGGCCACTGCTGTTATGGAGATTGAACTTAAACAGcatgaggaaaggaaaggggaaggtaCTACAGGCTGCGCAAATCATCAAGCGGTGGCAACAGAAGTCCAAagtggaaagagaagaaagcattcAGATTCCAGAAAAGAATATCTATATGGAGGTGGTTTTATTGGGAATTTGCATCTTTCAGAAACTTCTAGTGACTCCTCAGTAGAGGAATTGGAAAGCAGAGATTTAGGCAAGggcaaaaagaggaaaaacgtCTCTGCAATGGAGACAGCAGaccataaagagaaaaaggggtGCAGCAGCTCGAGCGGCGAGGATGAACAACTGGGAAATGTAGTCATGGTGACTGCCAAACCTGTGTTTGagggcagaaaaaagaaatcacagagtaaaagaggaagaaaaaaggaaaaagtctt GTGTTGCAAGGAGGTAAATGAGTTcaattag